Proteins from a genomic interval of Acanthopagrus latus isolate v.2019 chromosome 7, fAcaLat1.1, whole genome shotgun sequence:
- the l1cama gene encoding neural cell adhesion molecule L1.2 isoform X2 encodes MPQTQRQPVGSRGQCSSRLLPLLLFLLSFAAQPSRAAIHIPSTYHKSDLKRPPVITTQPESVTVFSVEDLVMRCEANGNPLPIFRWTKDGQEFDPSSDPEMRVSAETGSSMFYTLSNTVDTLKQYQGKYVCYASNELGTAVSNEAILNTDAPPSQQKEKKVSVKAEEGNSIVLKCNPPQSSMQPIIHWMDWRLHHIELSDRVVVGKDGNLYFAHLTTEDSRNDYTCNVQYLATRTILAKEPITLTVSPSNSVLRNRRPHMLRPTGSHSSYHALRGQTIELECIVQGLPTPKVSWLRKDGELSETRTAKDMFDRRLRFSNISESDGGEYQCIAENSQGKVTHTYTVTVEAAPYWTKEPVSLLYAPGETVKLDCQAEGIPSPIVSWTMNGIALSATDKDPRRSLTAGGSLILKDVNFGDTAIYQCQASNKHGTILVNANVYVIELPAQIMTEDMIMYTFTEGSKATLDCETFGSPKPKVIWESASLTPLLVDPRVNLLTNGVLEISNITHDDEGSYTCSVQNSNLSISAELEVLNRTVILSPPQALKVQPGNTAAFTCLSLVDPKLGTPQIQWRKNDQKLYESHSDAKYTFAGPDLIIANVGESDEGVYTCQVITKLDMAEASNTLTLCDRPDPPALLQITDAKHRAVTLSWTPGDDHNSAVLEYVVEFEDQGSKERGWEELKRVSGNKKRASLPLWPYMSYRFRVIAINDVGKSDPSKPSETHNTLAEAPDINPEDVRSESTDPDTLVITWEEMDKRDFNGPNFRYRVLWRRVVGSGPNWHTNYTTAPSFIVSDIGNFSAFEIKVQAVNDKGDGPEPDPIIGYSGEDVPLEAPMDVGVVLINSTTIRVTWAAVEKETVRGHLLGYKIYLTRTGSRAHHRNRRAREPESTVVVETGANEERKVISDLKPYSHYALAVTVFNSKGEGPPSETLSFKTHEGVPGPPMSLMLDSPSETEMTLIWTPPGEPNGVLIGYLLQYQQIVESDDSPMQVETIDDPMVTHLTLKGLDRHSHYRFYLRGRTAAGDGEPIKKEGATTLDGAPPANISLSVGENSVNLSWVAKKRHRNVSFQVHYLKKDDGSKWKMTEKVNSSQSFYQLQGLTPGSHYHLRFTYNNNTFWDTNIKTDGTGVTEMQPSFATQGWFIGVVSAVVLLLLILLILCFIKRSKGGKYSVKDKEEGPMDSEARPMKDETFGEYSDLEEKRTASLPSLGEESKLCSEDNLDFNGSSAITTELNMDESLASQFSRPSEGPGGNSPPNPTTITPATNGMPNSVTILD; translated from the exons ATGCCTCAAACGCAGCGACAGCCGGTTGGCAGTAGGGGGCAGTGCTCCTCacgcctcctccccctcctcctcttcctcctctccttcgCAGCCCAGCCCAGCCGAGCAGCCATACACATACCCTCCACCT ACCACAAAAGTGATC TCAAGAGGCCTCCGGTGATCACCACACAGCCGGAGTCTGTCACCGTCTTTAGTGTCGAGGACCTCGTCATGAGATGCGAAGCCAACGGCAACCCTTTGCCCAT TTTCCGATGGACCAAGGATGGACAGGAGTTTGACCCAAGCAGCGACCCGGAGATGAGAGTTTCTGCGGAAACTGGCTCATCTATGTTCTACACACTCAGTAATACTGTGGACACCCTGAAGCAGTACCAAGGCAAATACGTCTGCTACGCCTCCAACGAGCTGGGGACTGCCGTCTCTAATGAGGCCATACTCAACACTGATG CTCCCCCGTCccagcagaaagagaagaaagtcaGCGTGAAGGCTGAAGAGGGAAACAGTATTGTTCTGAAGTGTAACCCCCCACAGAGCTCCATGCAGCCTATCATCCACTGGATGGACTGGA ggctACATCATATCGAGCTCAGTGatcgggtggtggtggggaagGATGGCAACCTATACTTTGCCCATTTGACAACTGAGGACAGCAGGAATGACTACACCTGCAATGTCCAGTACCTGGCAACGCGCACCATTCTGGCCAAGGAACCCATCACTCTCACTGTCAGCCCTT cCAACTCCGTACTGCGGAACAGGAGGCCCCACATGTTGAGACCTACTGGAAGTCACAGCTCTTACCATGCACTCAGGGGCCAGACCATTGAGCTTGAGTGCATCGTCCAAGGCCT tccAACTCCCAAAGTGTCGTGGCTGAGAAAGGATGGCGAACTATCTGAAACTCGGACCGCCAAAGATATGTTCGACCGCCGCCTGCGCTTCAGCAATATCTCCGAGAGCGATGGGGGCGAGTACCAGTGTATAGCTGAAAACTCCCAGGGGAAggtcacacacacttatactGTGACCGTAGAAG CGGCTCCCTACTGGACCAAAGAACCAGTCAGTCTGTTATACGCCCCAGGTGAGACCGTCAAACTGGACTGCCAGGCAGAAGGCATCCCCTCTCCTATCGTCAGCTGGACCATGAACGGCATCGCCCTCTCAG caacCGACAAGGACCCCAGACGTTCCCTAACAGCGGGTGGATCTCTGATCCTAAAGGACGTCAACTTTGGAGACACTGCTATCTACCAGTGCCAGGCCTCCAACAAGCATGGGACGATCCTTGTCAACGCCAATGTCTATGTCATCG aGCTGCCTGCCCAGATCATGACTGAGGACATGATTATGTACACATTTACAGAGGGGTCGAAGGCTACACTGGATTGTGAGACCTTTGGCTCTCCCAAACCTAAAGTCATATG gGAGAGCGCCAGCCTTACCCCCCTACTGGTGGACCCAAGAGTGAACCTGCTCACCAACGGGGTGCTGGAGATCTCAAATATCACCCACGACGACGAGGGCAGCTACACCTGCTCCGTGCAGAACAGCAACTTGTCTATCAGTGCCGAGCTGGAAGTGCTCA ACAGGACAGTGATCCTGTCACCTCCTCAGGCTCTGAAAGTGCAGCCTGGCAACACGGCCGCCTTCACCTGTCTGTCCCTTGTTGACCCCAAACTCGGCACCCCGCAAATTCAGTGGAGAAAGAACGATCAGAAGCTCTACGAGTCCCACAGTGACGCAAA ATACACATTTGCAGGACCAGACCTGATAATAGCCAATGTGGGCGAAAGTGATGAGGGCGTGTACACCTGTCAGGTCATCACTAAACTGGACATGGCTGAAGCCAGCAACACCCTCACTTTATGTG ATCGTCCAGAccctcctgccctcctccaGATCACTGATGCTAAGCATCGCGCAGTCACCCTTAGCTGGACTCCCGGAGACGACCACAACAGCGCCGTGCTAG AGTATGTGGTAGAGTTTGAGGACCAAGGTTCGAAGGAGAGAGGCTGGGAAGAGCTGAAGAGAGTCTCAGGAAACAAGAAGCGGGCTAGCCTCCCTCTTTGGCCCTACATGTCCTACCGTTTCCGGGTCATTGCCATCAATGATGTGGGCAAGAGTGACCCTAGCAAGCCATCAGAAACCCACAACACACTTGCTGAGG CTCCAGACATTAACCCTGAAGATGTGAGGAGTGAGTCCACAGACCCAGACACTCTGGTCATCACCTGGGAG GAAATGGACAAACGTGACTTCAATGGACCCAACTTCAGGTACCGGGTGCTGTGGAGGCGAGTGGTGGGCAGCGGGCCTAACTGGCACACCAACTATACGACGGCACCGTCATTCATTGTCAGTGACATCGGCAACTTCTCTGCCTTTGAGATCAAAGTTCAGGCTGTCAATGATAAAGGGGACGGACCTGAGCCAGACCCCATCATTGGCTACTCAGGGGAAGATG TTCCATTGGAGGCTCCCATGGATGTGGGTGTTGTGCTAATAAACAGCACTACCATCAGAGTGACCTGGGCAGCAGTGGAGAAAGAGACGGTCAGAGGACACCTGCTGGGGTACAAG ATCTACTTGACCAGAACCGGCTCAAGGGCCCACCACAGAAACCGCAGGGCCAGGGAGCCGGAGAGCACCGTGGTGGTTGAGACTGGAGCcaatgaggagaggaaggtgatCAGTGATCTCAAACCATACTCCCACTATGCCCTGGCTGTCACTGTATTCAACAGCAAGGGAGAGGGACCCCCATCTGAGACGCTGTCCTTCAAGACTCATGAGGGAG TTCCTGGTCCTCCTATGTCCCTGATGCTGGACAGCCCCTCTGAGACTGAAATGACCCTCATCTGGACACCTCCTGGCGAGCCCAATGGAGTCCTCATTGGATATCTTCTGCAGTACCAACAGA TTGTGGAGAGTGATGACAGCCCCATGCAGGTGGAGACAATAGACGACCCCATGGTCACCCACCTCACCCTGAAGGGTCTGGACCGCCATAGCCACTACCGCTTCTACCTGAGGGGCCGCACTGCTGCAGGGGATGGAGAGCCCATCAAGAAGGAGGGCGCCACCACTCTTGATGGAG CGCCTCCTGCCAACATCAGCCTGTCTGTGGGGGAAAACTCAGTCAACCTTAGCTGGGTGGCTAAGAAAAGACACAGGAACGTTAGCTTCCAGGTGCACTACCTCAAGAAAGATG ATGGCAGTAAATGGAAGATGACGGAGAAGGTGAACTCCTCACAGTCTTTCTACCAACTCCAGGGCCTGACTCCAGGCTCTCATTATCATCTACGCTTCacctacaacaacaacaccttCTGGGACACCAACATCAAGACGGACGGAACAG GTGTGACAGAGATGCAGCCCAGCTTTGCCACGCAGGGCTGGTTCATCGGTGTTGTGAGCGCCgtcgtgctgctgctgcttataCTCCTCATCCTCTGCTTCATCAAGAGGAGTAAAGGAGGGAAGTATTCAG TGAAAGATAAAGAAGAGGGGCCGATGGACTCAGAAGCGCGGCCTATGAAAGATGAGACTTTCGGAGAGTACAG TGACCTTGAGGAGAAGCGCACAGCCAGCCTGCCGTCCCTCGGCGAGGAGAGCAAGCTATGCAGCGAGGACAACCTGGACTTCAACGGCAGCAGTGCCATCACCACGGAGCTCAACATGGACGAGTCCCTGGCCAGCCAGTTCAGTCGGCCCAGCGAGGGACCAGGAGGCAACTCCCCGCCCAACCCCACCACCATCACTCCAGCCACTAACGGCATGCCCAACTCAGTCACCATCCTCGAttaa
- the l1cama gene encoding neural cell adhesion molecule L1.2 isoform X3: MPQTQRQPVGSRGQCSSRLLPLLLFLLSFAAQPSRAAIHIPSTFKRPPVITTQPESVTVFSVEDLVMRCEANGNPLPIFRWTKDGQEFDPSSDPEMRVSAETGSSMFYTLSNTVDTLKQYQGKYVCYASNELGTAVSNEAILNTDAPPSQQKEKKVSVKAEEGNSIVLKCNPPQSSMQPIIHWMDWRLHHIELSDRVVVGKDGNLYFAHLTTEDSRNDYTCNVQYLATRTILAKEPITLTVSPSNSVLRNRRPHMLRPTGSHSSYHALRGQTIELECIVQGLPTPKVSWLRKDGELSETRTAKDMFDRRLRFSNISESDGGEYQCIAENSQGKVTHTYTVTVEAAPYWTKEPVSLLYAPGETVKLDCQAEGIPSPIVSWTMNGIALSATDKDPRRSLTAGGSLILKDVNFGDTAIYQCQASNKHGTILVNANVYVIELPAQIMTEDMIMYTFTEGSKATLDCETFGSPKPKVIWESASLTPLLVDPRVNLLTNGVLEISNITHDDEGSYTCSVQNSNLSISAELEVLNRTVILSPPQALKVQPGNTAAFTCLSLVDPKLGTPQIQWRKNDQKLYESHSDAKYTFAGPDLIIANVGESDEGVYTCQVITKLDMAEASNTLTLCDRPDPPALLQITDAKHRAVTLSWTPGDDHNSAVLEYVVEFEDQGSKERGWEELKRVSGNKKRASLPLWPYMSYRFRVIAINDVGKSDPSKPSETHNTLAEAPDINPEDVRSESTDPDTLVITWEEMDKRDFNGPNFRYRVLWRRVVGSGPNWHTNYTTAPSFIVSDIGNFSAFEIKVQAVNDKGDGPEPDPIIGYSGEDVPLEAPMDVGVVLINSTTIRVTWAAVEKETVRGHLLGYKIYLTRTGSRAHHRNRRAREPESTVVVETGANEERKVISDLKPYSHYALAVTVFNSKGEGPPSETLSFKTHEGVPGPPMSLMLDSPSETEMTLIWTPPGEPNGVLIGYLLQYQQIVESDDSPMQVETIDDPMVTHLTLKGLDRHSHYRFYLRGRTAAGDGEPIKKEGATTLDGAPPANISLSVGENSVNLSWVAKKRHRNVSFQVHYLKKDDGSKWKMTEKVNSSQSFYQLQGLTPGSHYHLRFTYNNNTFWDTNIKTDGTGVTEMQPSFATQGWFIGVVSAVVLLLLILLILCFIKRSKGGKYSVKDKEEGPMDSEARPMKDETFGEYRSLESDLEEKRTASLPSLGEESKLCSEDNLDFNGSSAITTELNMDESLASQFSRPSEGPGGNSPPNPTTITPATNGMPNSVTILD, translated from the exons ATGCCTCAAACGCAGCGACAGCCGGTTGGCAGTAGGGGGCAGTGCTCCTCacgcctcctccccctcctcctcttcctcctctccttcgCAGCCCAGCCCAGCCGAGCAGCCATACACATACCCTCCACCT TCAAGAGGCCTCCGGTGATCACCACACAGCCGGAGTCTGTCACCGTCTTTAGTGTCGAGGACCTCGTCATGAGATGCGAAGCCAACGGCAACCCTTTGCCCAT TTTCCGATGGACCAAGGATGGACAGGAGTTTGACCCAAGCAGCGACCCGGAGATGAGAGTTTCTGCGGAAACTGGCTCATCTATGTTCTACACACTCAGTAATACTGTGGACACCCTGAAGCAGTACCAAGGCAAATACGTCTGCTACGCCTCCAACGAGCTGGGGACTGCCGTCTCTAATGAGGCCATACTCAACACTGATG CTCCCCCGTCccagcagaaagagaagaaagtcaGCGTGAAGGCTGAAGAGGGAAACAGTATTGTTCTGAAGTGTAACCCCCCACAGAGCTCCATGCAGCCTATCATCCACTGGATGGACTGGA ggctACATCATATCGAGCTCAGTGatcgggtggtggtggggaagGATGGCAACCTATACTTTGCCCATTTGACAACTGAGGACAGCAGGAATGACTACACCTGCAATGTCCAGTACCTGGCAACGCGCACCATTCTGGCCAAGGAACCCATCACTCTCACTGTCAGCCCTT cCAACTCCGTACTGCGGAACAGGAGGCCCCACATGTTGAGACCTACTGGAAGTCACAGCTCTTACCATGCACTCAGGGGCCAGACCATTGAGCTTGAGTGCATCGTCCAAGGCCT tccAACTCCCAAAGTGTCGTGGCTGAGAAAGGATGGCGAACTATCTGAAACTCGGACCGCCAAAGATATGTTCGACCGCCGCCTGCGCTTCAGCAATATCTCCGAGAGCGATGGGGGCGAGTACCAGTGTATAGCTGAAAACTCCCAGGGGAAggtcacacacacttatactGTGACCGTAGAAG CGGCTCCCTACTGGACCAAAGAACCAGTCAGTCTGTTATACGCCCCAGGTGAGACCGTCAAACTGGACTGCCAGGCAGAAGGCATCCCCTCTCCTATCGTCAGCTGGACCATGAACGGCATCGCCCTCTCAG caacCGACAAGGACCCCAGACGTTCCCTAACAGCGGGTGGATCTCTGATCCTAAAGGACGTCAACTTTGGAGACACTGCTATCTACCAGTGCCAGGCCTCCAACAAGCATGGGACGATCCTTGTCAACGCCAATGTCTATGTCATCG aGCTGCCTGCCCAGATCATGACTGAGGACATGATTATGTACACATTTACAGAGGGGTCGAAGGCTACACTGGATTGTGAGACCTTTGGCTCTCCCAAACCTAAAGTCATATG gGAGAGCGCCAGCCTTACCCCCCTACTGGTGGACCCAAGAGTGAACCTGCTCACCAACGGGGTGCTGGAGATCTCAAATATCACCCACGACGACGAGGGCAGCTACACCTGCTCCGTGCAGAACAGCAACTTGTCTATCAGTGCCGAGCTGGAAGTGCTCA ACAGGACAGTGATCCTGTCACCTCCTCAGGCTCTGAAAGTGCAGCCTGGCAACACGGCCGCCTTCACCTGTCTGTCCCTTGTTGACCCCAAACTCGGCACCCCGCAAATTCAGTGGAGAAAGAACGATCAGAAGCTCTACGAGTCCCACAGTGACGCAAA ATACACATTTGCAGGACCAGACCTGATAATAGCCAATGTGGGCGAAAGTGATGAGGGCGTGTACACCTGTCAGGTCATCACTAAACTGGACATGGCTGAAGCCAGCAACACCCTCACTTTATGTG ATCGTCCAGAccctcctgccctcctccaGATCACTGATGCTAAGCATCGCGCAGTCACCCTTAGCTGGACTCCCGGAGACGACCACAACAGCGCCGTGCTAG AGTATGTGGTAGAGTTTGAGGACCAAGGTTCGAAGGAGAGAGGCTGGGAAGAGCTGAAGAGAGTCTCAGGAAACAAGAAGCGGGCTAGCCTCCCTCTTTGGCCCTACATGTCCTACCGTTTCCGGGTCATTGCCATCAATGATGTGGGCAAGAGTGACCCTAGCAAGCCATCAGAAACCCACAACACACTTGCTGAGG CTCCAGACATTAACCCTGAAGATGTGAGGAGTGAGTCCACAGACCCAGACACTCTGGTCATCACCTGGGAG GAAATGGACAAACGTGACTTCAATGGACCCAACTTCAGGTACCGGGTGCTGTGGAGGCGAGTGGTGGGCAGCGGGCCTAACTGGCACACCAACTATACGACGGCACCGTCATTCATTGTCAGTGACATCGGCAACTTCTCTGCCTTTGAGATCAAAGTTCAGGCTGTCAATGATAAAGGGGACGGACCTGAGCCAGACCCCATCATTGGCTACTCAGGGGAAGATG TTCCATTGGAGGCTCCCATGGATGTGGGTGTTGTGCTAATAAACAGCACTACCATCAGAGTGACCTGGGCAGCAGTGGAGAAAGAGACGGTCAGAGGACACCTGCTGGGGTACAAG ATCTACTTGACCAGAACCGGCTCAAGGGCCCACCACAGAAACCGCAGGGCCAGGGAGCCGGAGAGCACCGTGGTGGTTGAGACTGGAGCcaatgaggagaggaaggtgatCAGTGATCTCAAACCATACTCCCACTATGCCCTGGCTGTCACTGTATTCAACAGCAAGGGAGAGGGACCCCCATCTGAGACGCTGTCCTTCAAGACTCATGAGGGAG TTCCTGGTCCTCCTATGTCCCTGATGCTGGACAGCCCCTCTGAGACTGAAATGACCCTCATCTGGACACCTCCTGGCGAGCCCAATGGAGTCCTCATTGGATATCTTCTGCAGTACCAACAGA TTGTGGAGAGTGATGACAGCCCCATGCAGGTGGAGACAATAGACGACCCCATGGTCACCCACCTCACCCTGAAGGGTCTGGACCGCCATAGCCACTACCGCTTCTACCTGAGGGGCCGCACTGCTGCAGGGGATGGAGAGCCCATCAAGAAGGAGGGCGCCACCACTCTTGATGGAG CGCCTCCTGCCAACATCAGCCTGTCTGTGGGGGAAAACTCAGTCAACCTTAGCTGGGTGGCTAAGAAAAGACACAGGAACGTTAGCTTCCAGGTGCACTACCTCAAGAAAGATG ATGGCAGTAAATGGAAGATGACGGAGAAGGTGAACTCCTCACAGTCTTTCTACCAACTCCAGGGCCTGACTCCAGGCTCTCATTATCATCTACGCTTCacctacaacaacaacaccttCTGGGACACCAACATCAAGACGGACGGAACAG GTGTGACAGAGATGCAGCCCAGCTTTGCCACGCAGGGCTGGTTCATCGGTGTTGTGAGCGCCgtcgtgctgctgctgcttataCTCCTCATCCTCTGCTTCATCAAGAGGAGTAAAGGAGGGAAGTATTCAG TGAAAGATAAAGAAGAGGGGCCGATGGACTCAGAAGCGCGGCCTATGAAAGATGAGACTTTCGGAGAGTACAG ATCTCTAGAAAG TGACCTTGAGGAGAAGCGCACAGCCAGCCTGCCGTCCCTCGGCGAGGAGAGCAAGCTATGCAGCGAGGACAACCTGGACTTCAACGGCAGCAGTGCCATCACCACGGAGCTCAACATGGACGAGTCCCTGGCCAGCCAGTTCAGTCGGCCCAGCGAGGGACCAGGAGGCAACTCCCCGCCCAACCCCACCACCATCACTCCAGCCACTAACGGCATGCCCAACTCAGTCACCATCCTCGAttaa